The Staphylococcus saprophyticus subsp. saprophyticus ATCC 15305 = NCTC 7292 genome contains the following window.
ATTTGCTGATATATAAAAAGTAGCATCAAAATAGACAGAAGTAATTGCACAGAAAAACGTAACCACATAAAAATATAACCTTCTTTTTTAAAAAACTTTATCACAAGAACTATTTGAATTTTAAATACCTTTACTTTGGATTTTAAGGGGGTATTTTAAAGATTTAGGGGTAAATCATATAGTTTTATGCCTAAAAACGAATATAAGCTCTTAAAATGCAAATATGAGCCAAATAAATATATTTTAATTACATCAACTAAAATTTGAGCAAAACCAGTGTTGATTTTTTTCGTCGTCATCAGTTAAAAAATCCAATGACTTAACCGAATATTTTGAGGTTTCTTTGATTGCTATAAAATTATTTGAATTACTGATTGAAGATATTATGTTGTTTCATGTTTTGACGTCTCATATAAAGCGCATGTGTTTCTTCGAATTCAGCTTTAATTGATTGCATTAAATATCCTTGCATTGTTTCAACAGATTCGTTTTTTTGTAGCAGCATCGCTTTAAAGCGTTTCAACACGCTTACAATTTCAAACTCCACATCTTCTAAACGATAATAGGTATCGTGTGTATTATTAAATGATTTCTTCCCTTTGAGTAATACACTTTTAATAATTCGAATTTCTCTAATTTCAAATTTACTTAAATAGCCTTGAAGTTGTTGCGGCAATTCTTCAAGGAGTTGGAACTTAAGCGCATCATTATTAAATTCAGTTTGTTGATGATTTGTATGACCCGAATGATTATGACTTATTGAATTGTTATATGTATCATTCATATCATACGTATCATTATTCTCAGTCTCTATATAATCAGTATTACTTAAGTCAGTATCATTAGACTGTGAATTTGGAAGTTCTTGACCACTTAAATTCATAGTTCTAGAACTTCCAAATTCATTGTTCTGGAACTGTGAATTTGGAAGTTCCTTGGTACGACTGCCTTCAACATCATAATTGGGTTTTAATAAATACAATCTATTGGGTTTATTAAGGCCAACACGTTCTTGAGTTAGTAAATTAAAACTTACTAACTCTTTTTTCAATTTTATGATTTTTTGTTCTGCATAACCTAAGTATTCGCACAAATGTTTATTACTGAAAATAAAGTAAATGTTATTATTTTTATCTACCCATTCATTTTGGATGGATAATTCAAAACGATCTTTTAATAACGCATACATAATTTTGGCTTCTGCTGACATTTTCTTAAAATATATATCTTCAAATAAATATTTAGGCAGTTGATAAAACCTTTCAGTTTTTACTTGTGATAGATTGTATTTCTCAAAATTGGGCATAATAAAAACCTCATTTCCACTTTTTTTGGATTGAGGTAATAAAACAATTTTTACGTAAGTTATATGTTTTGTACTTGCACTTAGATGATTAGATATATAGGTTCTGTTGCAAAGTAAAAAAATATAGCTAACCACTAATTTATCATGTCAGTGTTCGCTTAACTTGCTAGCATGATGCTAATTTCGTGGCATGGGGAAAATCCGTAGATCTGAAGAGACCTGCGGTTCTTTTTATATAGAGCGTAAATACATTCAATACCTTTTAAAGTATTCTTTGCTGTATTGATACTTTGATACCTCGTCTTTCTTACTTTAATATGACGGTGATCTTGCTCAATGAGGTTATTCAGATATTTCGATGTACAATGACAGTCGGGTTTAAGTTTAAAAGCTTTAATTACTTTAGCCATTGCTACCTTCGTTGAAGGTGCCTGATCTGTAATTACCTTTTGAGGTTTACCAAATTGTTTAATGAGACGTTTGATAAACGCATATGCTGAATGATTATCTCGTTGCTTACGCAACCAAATATCTAATGTATGTCCCTCTGCATCAATGGCACGATATAAATAGCTCCATTTTCCTTTTATTTTGATGTACGTCTCATCAATACGCCATTTGTAATAAGCTTTTGTATGCTTTTTCTTCCAAATTTGATATAAAATTGGGGCATATTCTTGAAC
Protein-coding sequences here:
- a CDS encoding replication initiator protein A, which codes for MPNFEKYNLSQVKTERFYQLPKYLFEDIYFKKMSAEAKIMYALLKDRFELSIQNEWVDKNNNIYFIFSNKHLCEYLGYAEQKIIKLKKELVSFNLLTQERVGLNKPNRLYLLKPNYDVEGSRTKELPNSQFQNNEFGSSRTMNLSGQELPNSQSNDTDLSNTDYIETENNDTYDMNDTYNNSISHNHSGHTNHQQTEFNNDALKFQLLEELPQQLQGYLSKFEIREIRIIKSVLLKGKKSFNNTHDTYYRLEDVEFEIVSVLKRFKAMLLQKNESVETMQGYLMQSIKAEFEETHALYMRRQNMKQHNIFNQ
- a CDS encoding IS6-like element IS257 family transposase, which translates into the protein MNYFRYKQFNKDVITVAVGYYLRYALSYRDISEILRERGVNVHHSTVYRWVQEYAPILYQIWKKKHTKAYYKWRIDETYIKIKGKWSYLYRAIDAEGHTLDIWLRKQRDNHSAYAFIKRLIKQFGKPQKVITDQAPSTKVAMAKVIKAFKLKPDCHCTSKYLNNLIEQDHRHIKVRKTRYQSINTAKNTLKGIECIYALYKKNRRSLQIYGFSPCHEISIMLAS